A stretch of the Bradyrhizobium sp. CCBAU 53351 genome encodes the following:
- a CDS encoding SMP-30/gluconolactonase/LRE family protein — MTRQEQREQELALSRRTLVRGLALGAAATIAGPALAQTGPAAPPTTITTPPRDFGPHGAPTTYFWDPDIIAVDPSFNDLAQPNTAIKRLYTGVLWAEGPAWSAQGRYLLWSDIPNNRQMRWSEDDGRVSVFRTPSNNSNGNSFDFQGRQLSCEHLTRRVTRYEHDGTATVLCDNYNGKKLNSPNDVVAHPDGSYWFTDPPYGGQLYEGEPDAAGGASNAGGKLNPRIGQPAGFTPGKRELPTNCYRIDPSGRIDLVVTEEQVPDPNGLCFSPDYKKLYVASTGKGPGDTGPGGKGEIFVFDVGSDNKLSNLKKFSECVVDGVKCGPDGVRCDVNGNVWASSNAGRAVGYSGVTVWSPEGKLLGRIRLPEVCGNITFGGPKRNRLFMAASQSLYAVFTATQGAGPG, encoded by the coding sequence CTTGTCCGGGGGCTTGCGCTTGGCGCCGCCGCCACCATCGCTGGCCCTGCGCTGGCCCAGACCGGACCCGCCGCACCGCCGACCACCATCACGACCCCGCCGCGCGATTTCGGCCCGCACGGCGCGCCGACGACTTATTTCTGGGACCCCGACATCATCGCGGTCGATCCGTCCTTCAACGATCTCGCGCAGCCCAACACCGCGATCAAGCGCCTCTACACCGGCGTGTTGTGGGCCGAGGGCCCGGCTTGGAGCGCGCAAGGCCGATATCTGCTCTGGAGCGACATTCCCAACAACCGGCAGATGCGCTGGAGCGAGGACGACGGCCGCGTCAGTGTATTTCGCACCCCGTCCAACAATTCCAACGGCAACTCCTTCGACTTCCAGGGCCGCCAGCTCTCCTGCGAGCATTTGACCCGCCGGGTGACGCGCTACGAGCATGACGGTACCGCCACGGTTCTCTGCGACAATTACAACGGCAAGAAACTGAATTCGCCGAACGACGTCGTCGCGCATCCCGACGGCAGCTACTGGTTCACCGATCCGCCCTATGGCGGCCAGCTCTACGAGGGCGAGCCGGATGCGGCGGGGGGCGCGAGCAATGCCGGCGGCAAGCTCAATCCGCGGATCGGACAGCCAGCCGGCTTCACACCGGGCAAGCGCGAGCTGCCGACCAATTGCTATCGCATCGATCCTTCCGGCCGCATCGACCTCGTCGTCACCGAGGAGCAGGTGCCCGATCCGAACGGCCTCTGCTTCTCGCCGGACTACAAGAAGCTCTACGTCGCCTCGACCGGCAAGGGACCGGGCGATACCGGACCCGGCGGCAAGGGCGAGATCTTCGTGTTCGACGTCGGCAGCGACAACAAGCTGTCGAACCTCAAGAAGTTCAGCGAATGCGTGGTCGACGGCGTGAAGTGCGGGCCGGACGGCGTGCGCTGCGACGTCAACGGCAATGTCTGGGCCTCCAGCAATGCCGGCCGCGCCGTCGGCTACAGCGGCGTGACGGTGTGGTCACCGGAGGGCAAGTTGCTCGGCCGCATCCGCCTGCCGGAGGTGTGCGGCAACATCACCTTCGGCGGCCCCAAGCGCAACCGGCTGTTCATGGCCGCAAGCCAGTCGCTTTACGCGGTGTTCACGGCAACGCAGGGCGCGGGGCCCGGCTGA